Proteins encoded in a region of the Phocoena phocoena chromosome X, mPhoPho1.1, whole genome shotgun sequence genome:
- the USP27X gene encoding ubiquitin carboxyl-terminal hydrolase 27 has translation MCKDYVYDKDIEQIAKEEQGEALKLQASTSTEVSHQQCSMPGLSEKYPTWETTKPELELLGHNPRRRRITSSFTIGLRGLINLGNTCFMNCIVQALTHTPILRDFFLSDRHRCEMPSPELCLVCEMSSLFRELYSGNPSPHVPYKLLHLVWIHARHLAGYRQQDAHEFLIAALDVLHRHCKGDDAGKAANNPNHCNCIIDQIFTGGLQSDVTCQACHGVSTTIDPCWDISLDLPGSCTSFWPMSPGRESSVNGESHIPGITTLTDCLRRFTRPEHLGSSAKIKCGSCQSYQESTKQLTMNKLPVVACFHFKRFEHSAKQRRKITTYISFPLELDMTPFMASSKESRMNGQLQLPTNSGNDENKYSLFAVVNHQGTLESGHYTSFIRHHKDQWFKCDDAVITKASIKDVLDSEGYLLFYHKQVLEHESEKVKEVNTQAY, from the coding sequence ATGTGTAAGGATTATGTATATGACAAAGACATTGAGCAAATTGCCAAAGAAGAGCAAGGGGAAGCTTTGAAATTACAAGCTTCCACCTCAACCGAGgtttctcaccagcagtgttcAATGCCAGGCCTCAGTGAGAAATATCCAACCTGGGAGACAACCAAACCCGAGTTAGAACTGCTGGGCCACAACCCAAGGAGAAGAAGAATTACCTCCAGCTTTACCATCGGTTTAAGAGGACTAATCAATCTTGGCAACACGTGCTTTATGAACTGCATTGTCCAGGCCCTTACCCACACTCCGATCCTGAGAGATTTCTTCCTCTCCGACAGGCACAGATGTGAAATGCCAAGTCCCGAGTTGTGTCTGGTCTGTGAGATGTCTTCGCTTTTTCGGGAGTTGTATTCTGGAAATCCATCTCCTCACGTTCCCTATAAATTACTGCACCTGGTGTGGATACACGCACGGCATTTAGCAGGGTACAGGCAACAGGATGCCCATGAGTTCCTCATCGCAGCATTAGATGTCCTGCACAGGCACTGCAAAGGTGATGATGCCGGGAAGGCAGCCAACAATCCCAACCACTGTAACTGCATCATTGACCAAATCTTCACAGGTGGCCTGCAATCTGATGTTACCTGTCAAGCCTGCCATGGTGTCTCCACCACGATAGACCCATGCTGGGACATCAGTTTGGACTTGCCTGGCTCTTGCACCTCCTTCTGGCCTATGAGCCCAGGGAGGGAGAGCAGTGTGAATGGGGAAAGCCACATACCAGGAATCACCACCCTCACGGACTGCCTGCGAAGGTTTACGAGGCCAGAGCACTTAGGAAGCAGTGCCAAAATCAAGTGCGGTAGTTGCCAAAGCTACCAGGAATCTACCAAACAGCTCACAATGAATAAATTACCTGTCGTTGCCTGTTTTCATTTCAAACGGTTTGAACACTCAGCCAAACAGAGGCGCAAGATCACTACATACATATCCTTTCCTCTGGAGCTGGATATGACACCATTCATGGCCTCGAGTAAAGAGAGCAGGATGAATGGACAGTTGCAGCTGCCAACCAATAGTGGAAACGACGAGAATAAGTATTCCTTGTTTGCTGTGGTTAATCACCAAGGAACCTTGGAGAGTGGCCACTACACCAGCTTCATCCGGCACCACAAGGACCAGTGGTTCAAGTGTGATGATGCCGTCATCACCAAGGCCAGTATTAAGGACGTTCTGGACAGTGAAGGGTATTTACTGTTCTATCACAAACAGGTCCTGGAACATGAGtcagaaaaagtgaaagaagtgAATACACAAGCCTACTGA